One window from the genome of Periophthalmus magnuspinnatus isolate fPerMag1 chromosome 18, fPerMag1.2.pri, whole genome shotgun sequence encodes:
- the LOC117386279 gene encoding GTPase IMAP family member 7-like yields MEDTRRIVLIGKSGSGKSNLANTIFGDSVFNVNHSSDSKSNFSQAKTRVMNGLTLTLIDTPGIYNIDRTQEEIQREIFSCYIESSPGPHAFIFVLLVEKFTEQEQAIVDQIQRDFGDDVFRYTTVVFTHGDQLPETMKISEFVSQSNGLRDLVQKCGNRCYVIDNKYWNNTMLNEYRSNRFQIQQILHSIESTCRQNSNGYFVNEMLQQVEIDIQKEQDRIRKSGGRAAGESRDEAKQIVLQNYMKRQRKKRFLKYAIIVSGISVISYILMSKVVGFFMGTVASEGAPVGSEVLSSSVVEVVQDAVAPIKSALDYVIEIIEAVFNRRTRLQYNKTDAL; encoded by the exons ATGGAAG acacTCGAAGAATTGTCCTGATCGGCAAAAGTGGCAGTGGAAAAAGCAACCTGGCCAATACAATTTTTGGAGATTCAGTTTTCAACGTGAACCACAGCAGCGACTCCAAATCCAATTTCTCCCAGGCCAAAACTAGAGTCATGAACGGACTGACCTTAACGTTGATCGACACCCCCGGTATTTACAACATCGACCGTACCCAGGAGGAAATTCAGCGTGAAATATTTAGCTGTTATATCGAATCTTCCCCCGGACCCCACGCCTTTATTTTCGTGCTACTGGTTGAGAAGTTCACGGAGCAAGAACAAGCTATCGTCGATCAGATTCAGCGGGATTTCGGTGATGATGTTTTCAGATACACCACCGTAGTTTTCACGCACGGAGACCAGCTGCCAGAAACGATGAAAATTAGTGAGTTTGTGAGTCAAAGCAATGGGTTAAGAGACCTGGTCCAGAAATGTGGTAATCGATGCTATGTGATTGACAACAAGTACTGGAATAACACTATGCTAAATGAATATCGAAGCAACAGGTTTCAAATTCAACAGATTCTCCATTCGATAGAAAGTACGTGCCGACAAAACAGCAATGGCTACTTTGTTAATGAGATGTTGCAACAAGTGGAAATAGATATTCAAAAGGAGCAAGATCGTATACGCAAATCTGGAGGCCGGGCTGCGGGGGAGAGCAGAGACGAAGCAAAGCAAATCGTTCTTCAAAACTACATGAAAAGACAGAGGAAAAAGCGTTTTCTGAAATATGCAATAATTGTTTCAGGTATTTCTGTCATCTCGTATATATTGATGTCTAAAGTGGTCGGTTTTTTCATGGGTACAGTGGCGTCAGAGGGGGCCCCAGTTGGAAGTGAGGTCCTGTCCTCTTCAGTGgtggaggtggtgcaggacGCAGTGGCACCGATAAAAAGCGCTTTAGATTACGTCATAGAAATAATAGAAGCTGTGTTTAACAGGCGCACGCGGCTTCAATACAACAAGACGGACGCCCTGTAA
- the LOC117386706 gene encoding uncharacterized protein LOC117386706, with product MDVQNSTRIVVLGKTGNGKSSLANTILGEDAFHISHAAVSDQNFCRAESRIIQGKPVTLIDTPGFFDTCASEELFKMQLAQCFTQTAPGPHAILIVLKVERYTAQEQDLLKKISQYFSEEAFKFAIVVFTHGDQLEPNQTIEDFVQPNQALRNLVQKCGGRCHVVDNKHWNKPSEDKMRSNDFQVAKILGTVDSIVKANNNGYYTNDIFQKVMQELEREEERIRQTATTEMSQTEIRSQARNSIYKLLLIKFAGVATGALIGAFLGIVDMVRATIENWNDGDGSSGFSGMIAVSAAQRGAVQGGIAGYQAALEATSVNEAVERTFENLTRNRRQSSVECVSVKRQRENRLCGTVEEVNFNMDGECRIVLLGKTGSGKSSLANTILGVEDLFTVSDKSVSETSTCQSETGNIYNKTIKLVDTPGVFDTNPRSNDLSPELLRCLLECAPGPHAFLLVLKVERFTKQEQAVVDLILKYFSEEALKYTTLVFTNGDQLKKGATIKEWAIDNEALSTLIQKCGGRCHVFDNKQWNNSQDPYRNNQHQIRELLKTIDQTVQKNGGTCYTNEMLTMINEDIQEEVRNNSASSNLALADIWQRAKEVVYNKLMRNMEGALTGVVLGALLGVTVMVTLVMMRSPGLLQCVAAAVTGAGVGGFTGGQVGAWVSDRWSSPTEMVQDSVVFIREVETLMTQANSTAIAGRALVHTVTGGSAASAVTEVSTASP from the exons ATGGACG TGCAAAATTCCACCCGGATCGTGGTTCTTGGGAAAACCGGCAATGGGAAGAGTAGCCTGGCTAACACCATTCTCGGAGAGGACGCTTTCCACATCAGCCACGCCGCAGTTTCAGACCAGAACTTTTGTCGTGCAGAATCCAGGATTATTCAAGGAAAACCAGTGACTTTAATAGACACGCCGGGCTTTTTTGACACCTGTGCTTCTgaagaattatttaaaatgcaattaGCTCAATGCTTCACACAAACTGCACCAGGGCCCCATGCTATTCTAATTGTGCTCAAAGTAGAGAGGTACACCGCCCAGGAGCAAGACCTGCTCAAGAAAATTAGCCAATATTTTTCAGAGGAAGCATTTAAATTCGCCATAGTTGTATTCACGCACGGTGATCAGCTGGAGCCGAACCAGACCATTGAAGATTTTGTTCAACCGAATCAGGCGCTTAGAAATTTGGTCCAGAAATGTGGAGGTAGATGCCATGTTGTTGATAATAAACACTGGAACAAACCTAGTGAGGATAAGATGAGAAGTAACGACTTTCAGGTTGCAAAAATACTCGGTACAGTTGATAGCATCGTTAAGGCGAATAACAATGGCTACTACACAAATGATATATTCCAAAAAGTCATGCAGGagttggagagagaggaggaaagaatcAGGCAAACTGCGACGACCGAAATGTCCCAAACTGAAATCAGATCACAAGCCAGAAATAGCATTTACAAATTGCTTTTGATCAAGTTTGCAGGGGTAGCGACAGGGGCGCTAATAGGGGCCTTCCTGGGGATAGTGGATATGGTGAGGGCCACTATAGAGAACTGGAATGATGGTGATGGTTCGTCTGGATTTTCAGGAATGATAGCGGTGTCTGCAGCCCAGAGAGGGGCAGTACAAGGGGGCATAGCGGGCTACCAGGCGGCCCTTGAGGCAACCAGCGTGAACGAAGCAGTGGAGAGGACTTTTGAAAATCTCACTAGAAATAGGAGGCA aagctcagttg AATGTGTTTCAGTTAAACGTCAAAGAGAAAACAGACTTTGTGGGACAGTTGAGGAAGTGAATTTCAATATGGATG GTGAGTGCAGGATTGTCCTTCTGGGCAAAACAGGATCAGGAAAAAGCAGCCTGGCCAACACAATTCTTGGGGTTGAAGACTTGTTCACAGTTTCAGATAAATCAGTCTCTGAGACGTCGACTTGTCAATCAGAAACTGGAAACATCTACAACAAAACCATCAAACTGGTGGACACCCCTGGAGTCTTTGACACCAACCCAAGAAGCAACGATCTGAGCCCAGAGCTGCTGAGGTGTCTATTAGAATGTGCCCCTGGACCTCATGCCTTTCTACTGGTGCTTAAAGTGGAGAGGTTCACCAAACAGGAGCAGGCTGTGGTGGATCTGATACTCAAGTACTTCTCTGAGGAGGCTCTGAAATACACCACACTGGTCTTCACTAACGGTGACCAGCTAAAGAAGGGGGCTACCATAAAGGAATGGGCCATAGATAATGAAGCCCTAAGCACCCTGATTCAGAAATGTGGAGGTCGCTGTCATGTGTTTGACAATAAACAGTGGAACAACAGCCAGGATCCATACAGGAACAACCAGCACCAGATCAGAGAGCTGCTCAAAACCATCGACCAAACTGTGCAGAAGAACGGAGGGACATGCTACACCAATGAGATGTTAACAATGATTAATGAGGATATACAAGAAGAGGTGAGAAATAACTCTGCTTCAAGCAACTTAGCCCTGGCAGACATTTGGCAAAGGGCCAAAGAGGTGGTGTACAACAAACTCATGAGAAATATGGAGGGTGCTTTGACTGGGGTCGTTCTGGGGGCTCTTCTGGGAGTGACAGTGATGGTGACTCTTGTAATGATGCGCTCTCCAGGCCTGCTGCAGTGTGTGGCTGCGGCTGTGACAGGAGCAGGGGTGGGGGGGTTTACAGGGGGACAGGTGGGGGCCTGGGTGTCCGATAGGTGGAGCTCGCCCACAGAGATGGTGCAAGACAGTGTGGTGTTCATCAGAGAAGTGGAGACACTGATGACACAGGCCAACAGCACTGCCATTGCCGGACGTGCCTTAGTCCATACAGTCACTGGAGGCAGTGCAGCCAGTGCAGTGACTGAAGTCAGTACAGCCAGTCCATAA